A genomic window from Motilibacter aurantiacus includes:
- a CDS encoding DUF475 domain-containing protein, with translation MILRTFGWSFGITAVGLIAALVLGGPEALVLVAILSILEISLSFDNAVVNAKILVRMSDFWQKIFLTIGIAIAVFGMRLVFPLLIVGITAQLSPVEAIRLANEGGSAEEEGTYAYLLHEAHPDIAAFGGMFLLMLFLDWLFDEEREHHWLGFLERPLAKLGQLDALAVVLGLGALALAAETLAEEPGEVLLSGVLGVMTYLLVNGLGSLFESQGIADDGEDAAPARRGGPSQAAKATGKAGFFLFLYLEVLDASFSFDGVIGAFAISNNIYIIAAGLGIGAMYIRSLTVYLVRKGTLSQYIYLEHGAHWAIGALAVIMLVSIGHEVPEVITGLIGVAFIGAALLSSLQHNKNVGHGEIVTLDGHVEEHETSIPRV, from the coding sequence TTGATCCTCCGTACCTTCGGATGGTCGTTCGGCATCACCGCCGTCGGCCTCATAGCCGCCCTGGTGCTCGGCGGCCCCGAGGCCCTGGTCCTCGTCGCCATCCTGTCGATCCTCGAGATCTCGCTCTCCTTCGACAACGCCGTCGTCAACGCGAAGATCCTCGTCCGGATGTCGGACTTCTGGCAGAAGATCTTCCTCACGATCGGTATCGCGATCGCCGTGTTCGGCATGCGGCTGGTCTTCCCGCTGCTGATCGTCGGCATCACCGCGCAGCTGTCGCCGGTCGAGGCGATCCGGTTGGCCAACGAGGGCGGGAGCGCCGAGGAGGAGGGCACCTACGCGTACCTCCTGCACGAGGCGCACCCGGACATCGCGGCGTTCGGCGGCATGTTCCTGCTCATGCTCTTCCTCGACTGGCTCTTCGACGAGGAGCGCGAGCACCATTGGCTGGGCTTCCTCGAGCGCCCGCTCGCCAAGCTCGGCCAGCTCGACGCGCTCGCGGTGGTGCTCGGCCTCGGCGCACTGGCCCTGGCGGCGGAGACCCTGGCCGAGGAGCCCGGCGAGGTGCTGCTCTCCGGCGTCCTCGGCGTGATGACGTACCTGCTGGTCAACGGCCTGGGGTCGCTGTTCGAGAGCCAGGGCATCGCCGACGACGGCGAGGACGCGGCGCCCGCGCGTCGCGGCGGCCCGTCGCAGGCGGCGAAGGCGACCGGCAAGGCCGGCTTCTTCCTCTTCCTCTACCTCGAGGTCCTCGACGCGTCGTTCTCGTTCGACGGCGTCATCGGCGCGTTCGCCATCTCGAACAACATCTACATCATCGCGGCCGGCCTCGGCATCGGCGCGATGTACATCCGCTCGCTGACCGTCTACCTGGTCCGCAAGGGAACGCTCTCCCAGTACATCTACCTCGAGCACGGCGCCCACTGGGCCATCGGCGCGCTCGCGGTCATCATGCTCGTGTCCATCGGCCACGAGGTCCCCGAGGTCATCACCGGCCTCATCGGCGTCGCCTTCATCGGCGCGGCCCTGCTCAGCTCGTTGCAGCACAACAAGAACGTCGGCCACGGCGAGATCGTCACGCTCGACGGGCACGTCGAGGAGCACGAGACCTCGATCCCGCGGGTCTGA
- a CDS encoding NAD(P)H-binding protein encodes MTRVLVTGARGKTGVPMVELLLARGRVEVLAGSSDPAAVNVAGARPTAFSWDDPSGWPAATAGVDAVYVVRPDRPDAPELVRALLDAAPGDARVVLLSEREADYEGLDGWALRVEGVVRQSGRGWTILRPSWFMQVFTDPRFYRDAIADGELAFPSGGASVAWIDAVDIAAVGAHALLEEGHAGQVYELSGPEALSLPRTAELLSAAAGHPVAHRELTVDDAVAGSTGWARAVDTVTFDRVRSGAFSGVTDTVERVTGRPARTLEAFLADSGQLLHTRR; translated from the coding sequence ATGACACGGGTCCTCGTCACCGGTGCCCGCGGCAAGACCGGAGTGCCGATGGTCGAGCTCCTCCTCGCCCGCGGCCGCGTCGAGGTGCTGGCCGGGAGCAGCGACCCCGCGGCAGTCAACGTCGCCGGCGCACGGCCCACGGCCTTCTCCTGGGACGACCCGTCCGGCTGGCCGGCGGCGACGGCCGGGGTCGACGCCGTCTACGTCGTACGGCCCGACCGGCCCGACGCACCGGAGCTCGTCCGCGCCCTGCTCGACGCCGCGCCTGGGGATGCGCGGGTCGTGCTGCTGTCCGAGCGGGAGGCGGACTACGAGGGGCTCGACGGGTGGGCGCTGCGGGTCGAGGGCGTCGTCCGGCAGAGCGGCCGCGGTTGGACGATCCTGCGGCCCAGCTGGTTCATGCAGGTCTTCACCGACCCGCGGTTCTACCGCGACGCGATCGCGGACGGGGAGCTGGCGTTCCCGAGCGGCGGGGCGAGCGTCGCCTGGATCGACGCGGTGGACATCGCGGCCGTAGGGGCGCACGCGCTGCTCGAGGAGGGGCACGCGGGCCAGGTCTACGAGCTGTCCGGCCCCGAGGCGCTGTCGCTGCCGCGGACGGCGGAGCTGCTCTCCGCCGCGGCCGGCCACCCCGTGGCCCATCGCGAGCTCACGGTCGACGACGCCGTGGCGGGCTCCACGGGCTGGGCGCGTGCCGTCGACACCGTCACCTTCGACCGCGTCCGCTCCGGGGCGTTCTCCGGGGTGACGGACACGGTCGAGCGGGTGACGGGACGCCCCGCGCGCACCCTGGAGGCGTTCCTCGCCGACTCCGGGCAGCTGCTCCACACCCGGCGCTGA
- a CDS encoding TerD family protein translates to MGVSLSKGGNVSLTKQAGPAGLNNAIVGLGWDVRTTTGTDFDLDASAILVKADGKVLSDKHFVFFNNLKSPEGAVEHTGDNLTGEGEGDDEQIKLSLPAMPAEADKVVFAVSIYDAETRSQSFGQVRNAFIRVVNADNNEELARYDLSEDASTETAMVFGEVYRNGAEWKFRAVGQGYASGLRGIASDFGVGV, encoded by the coding sequence GTGGGAGTCAGCCTTTCCAAGGGCGGGAATGTCTCGCTCACCAAGCAGGCCGGGCCGGCCGGCCTGAACAACGCGATCGTCGGCCTGGGCTGGGACGTCCGCACGACGACGGGCACCGACTTCGACCTCGACGCCTCGGCGATCCTCGTCAAGGCCGACGGCAAGGTGCTCTCGGACAAGCACTTCGTGTTCTTCAACAACCTCAAGAGCCCCGAGGGCGCCGTCGAGCACACCGGCGACAACCTTACCGGTGAGGGCGAGGGCGACGACGAGCAGATCAAGCTCTCGCTGCCGGCGATGCCGGCCGAGGCCGACAAGGTCGTGTTCGCGGTCTCCATCTACGACGCCGAGACGCGCTCGCAGAGCTTCGGCCAGGTGCGCAACGCCTTCATCCGCGTCGTCAACGCCGACAACAACGAGGAGCTGGCGCGCTACGACCTGTCCGAGGACGCCTCCACCGAGACCGCGATGGTCTTCGGCGAGGTCTACCGCAACGGCGCGGAGTGGAAGTTCCGCGCGGTCGGCCAGGGCTACGCCTCGGGCCTACGCGGCATCGCCTCCGACTTCGGCGTCGGGGTCTGA
- a CDS encoding phosphoribosyltransferase — translation MTSSAPFTPWTGGWASRELGLGLRTAASPVGLELEDLLGLALRRNPRRAHLLVSRVLGKHVPTDPRLVDACGLLLGRLAGQLLGHGHGGQEELAPLVGAAVRGDAAAPGALWRRLRGPALPAPPASAGAPVVVGFAETATALGHCVADALQAAYLHSTRRAVPGVEPLAGFEEEHSHATSHLLLPADPALLAGEGPLVLVDDELSTGLTARNTISALHRANPRSRYVIAALVDLRAAKDREAMARFAAELGATVDVVALAAGEAELPPGLTERAAERIAELDAAGGPAGTATGAAPGPRPPAGLQRLASHWPRKTPEGGRHGFAAADRPAFDAAVAATAGALRDALGPLVLRPGARVLVLGTEELLYAPLRIAAELAELAPEAAVRFSSTTRSPVLVLDDPGYAVRTALAFPACDDPADGPGTRYAYNVAPPAGHPEPDAVVLVVDDAADTPELYAPGGLLAAVRSVTPEAVLVVLPSGLRGPVHLPEPLRGPGHLPEPLRGPVHLPEPLRGPVFGSYPADEVGWLLKDLSGVALEAPVEEREEAIQSGGAHYAESLPVEYQPTAAYQQLFVDALDASARRLAHAVGVVTEMVLAERGDGAVLVSLARAGTPVGVLMRRWAATRGLDVPHYSASIVRGRGIDEVALRWLASAHRPEDVVFVDGWTGKGAIARELRVALDLHAGRTGARFDPRLAVLADPGRCVEVFGTRDDFLIPSACLNSTVSGLVSRTVLNARLIGPRDFHGAKYYAELAHADVSLRFVDAVSARFAEVRAEVDRDWPLLAAGEREPTWAGWAAVERVSKDYGIDDVNLVKPGVGETTRVLLRRVPWRVLVRRGDEPGLAHVLLLAEQRGVPVEAVDDLPYSCVGLIHPRYTRGATGADGRTAAGTERRTGT, via the coding sequence GTGACGAGCTCGGCCCCGTTCACGCCGTGGACCGGGGGGTGGGCCTCCCGCGAGCTCGGCCTCGGGCTGCGCACCGCGGCCTCGCCGGTCGGGCTCGAGCTGGAGGACCTGCTGGGGCTGGCGCTGCGGCGCAACCCGCGCCGCGCGCACCTGCTCGTCTCGCGCGTCCTCGGCAAGCACGTCCCCACCGACCCCCGGCTCGTCGACGCCTGCGGCCTGTTGCTCGGACGCCTCGCGGGGCAGCTGCTCGGCCACGGCCACGGCGGGCAGGAGGAGCTGGCGCCCCTCGTCGGCGCCGCTGTCCGTGGCGACGCCGCGGCCCCGGGCGCGCTGTGGCGCCGGCTGCGCGGCCCGGCGCTGCCCGCCCCGCCGGCGAGCGCCGGCGCTCCCGTCGTCGTCGGGTTCGCCGAGACGGCGACCGCGCTGGGGCACTGCGTCGCCGACGCGCTGCAGGCGGCGTACCTGCACTCCACGCGACGGGCGGTGCCGGGGGTCGAGCCGTTGGCAGGGTTCGAGGAGGAGCACAGCCACGCCACGAGCCATCTGCTGCTGCCGGCCGACCCCGCCCTGCTCGCTGGGGAAGGGCCGCTCGTGCTCGTGGACGACGAGCTGAGCACCGGGCTCACGGCACGCAACACGATCAGCGCGCTGCACCGGGCCAACCCCCGCTCCCGCTACGTCATCGCCGCCCTCGTCGACCTGCGGGCCGCGAAGGACCGGGAGGCCATGGCCCGCTTCGCCGCGGAGCTCGGGGCCACGGTCGACGTCGTCGCCCTCGCCGCCGGCGAGGCGGAGCTGCCGCCGGGGCTCACGGAGCGGGCGGCCGAGCGGATCGCGGAGCTCGATGCGGCCGGCGGCCCGGCGGGCACGGCCACGGGCGCGGCCCCCGGGCCCCGGCCGCCGGCCGGGCTGCAGCGGCTGGCGAGCCACTGGCCGCGGAAGACGCCGGAGGGTGGCCGGCACGGCTTCGCGGCCGCCGACCGGCCCGCCTTCGACGCCGCGGTCGCGGCGACCGCCGGCGCGCTGCGGGACGCGCTGGGCCCGCTCGTCCTGCGGCCGGGAGCGCGCGTCCTGGTCCTCGGCACCGAGGAGCTGCTCTACGCCCCGCTGCGCATCGCCGCGGAGCTCGCCGAGCTCGCGCCCGAGGCGGCTGTCCGTTTCTCGTCCACGACCCGGTCGCCGGTCCTGGTGCTGGACGACCCGGGCTACGCCGTACGCACCGCGCTGGCCTTCCCGGCCTGCGACGACCCCGCGGACGGGCCCGGCACGCGCTACGCCTACAACGTCGCCCCGCCCGCCGGCCACCCCGAGCCCGACGCGGTCGTGCTCGTGGTCGACGACGCCGCCGACACCCCCGAGCTGTACGCCCCCGGCGGCCTGCTGGCGGCCGTGCGCTCGGTCACGCCCGAGGCCGTCCTCGTCGTGCTGCCGAGCGGGCTGCGCGGCCCTGTGCACCTGCCGGAGCCGCTGCGCGGCCCGGGGCACCTGCCGGAGCCGCTGCGCGGCCCGGTGCACCTGCCGGAGCCGCTGCGCGGCCCGGTGTTCGGCTCCTACCCCGCCGACGAGGTCGGGTGGCTGCTGAAGGACCTCTCGGGGGTCGCGCTCGAGGCGCCGGTGGAGGAGCGCGAGGAGGCCATCCAGTCCGGCGGCGCGCACTACGCGGAGTCGCTGCCGGTGGAGTACCAACCCACGGCGGCGTACCAGCAGCTCTTCGTCGACGCCCTGGACGCCTCGGCCCGGCGGCTGGCACACGCGGTCGGCGTGGTGACCGAGATGGTGCTGGCCGAGCGCGGCGACGGGGCGGTGCTCGTGAGCCTGGCGCGGGCGGGCACGCCGGTCGGTGTGCTCATGCGGCGATGGGCTGCGACGCGCGGGCTCGACGTGCCGCACTACTCGGCCAGCATCGTGCGCGGCCGCGGCATCGACGAGGTGGCGCTGCGCTGGCTGGCGTCGGCGCACCGCCCGGAGGACGTCGTCTTCGTTGACGGGTGGACCGGCAAGGGCGCCATCGCCCGCGAGCTGCGCGTGGCGCTCGACCTCCACGCCGGGCGCACGGGCGCGCGCTTCGACCCGCGGCTCGCCGTCCTGGCCGACCCGGGGCGGTGCGTCGAGGTGTTCGGCACCCGCGACGACTTCCTCATCCCGTCGGCCTGCCTGAACTCCACCGTCTCCGGCCTGGTCAGCCGCACGGTCCTCAACGCCCGGCTGATCGGCCCGCGTGACTTCCACGGCGCCAAGTACTACGCCGAGCTCGCGCACGCCGACGTCAGCCTGCGCTTCGTCGACGCGGTCTCGGCCAGGTTCGCGGAGGTCCGGGCCGAGGTGGACCGGGACTGGCCGCTGCTTGCGGCCGGGGAGCGCGAGCCGACCTGGGCTGGGTGGGCGGCGGTGGAGCGGGTGAGCAAGGACTACGGCATCGACGACGTCAACCTGGTGAAGCCGGGGGTCGGCGAGACGACGCGCGTCCTGCTCCGCCGGGTCCCGTGGCGCGTCCTCGTGCGGCGCGGGGACGAGCCGGGGCTGGCCCACGTGCTGCTGCTCGCCGAGCAGCGCGGGGTGCCGGTCGAGGCCGTCGACGACCTTCCCTACAGCTGCGTCGGGCTCATCCACCCGCGCTACACACGCGGGGCGACCGGAGCGGACGGCCGCACGGCGGCCGGCACCGAACGAAGGACAGGCACATGA
- a CDS encoding HAD family hydrolase, protein MSDTTSDAADGGPVGYATPVVAACDLDRTLIFSARALGLRVPDAEAPSMLVAEVYHGEPLSFLTAEAGRLLQELAAAAVLVPTTTRTRDQYARVRLPGPQPHYAVCANGGHLLVDGRPDEDWRRQVDAALAAACAPLETITEHLRKVSDPRWTRKLRIAEDLFCYAVVQRDEMPVGLVSELTMWAETQGWTVSLQGRKLYLVPRPLTKSAAIVEVVQRVGAGRVLAAGDSLLDAELLELADAGVRPAHGELHDQGWNAPHVGVTRSSGVMAGEEITRWLLDLVR, encoded by the coding sequence ATGAGCGACACGACATCCGACGCTGCGGACGGGGGCCCGGTGGGCTACGCGACCCCCGTGGTCGCGGCCTGCGACCTCGACCGCACGCTGATCTTCTCCGCGCGCGCCCTCGGCCTGCGCGTCCCCGACGCCGAGGCCCCGAGCATGCTGGTCGCGGAGGTCTACCACGGCGAGCCGCTGTCCTTCCTCACCGCGGAGGCCGGCCGGCTGCTGCAGGAGCTCGCGGCGGCGGCGGTGCTGGTCCCGACCACCACGCGCACCCGCGACCAGTACGCCCGGGTGCGGCTGCCCGGCCCGCAGCCGCACTACGCGGTGTGCGCCAACGGCGGTCATCTGCTGGTCGACGGCCGGCCCGACGAGGACTGGCGCCGGCAGGTCGACGCCGCACTGGCGGCCGCGTGCGCGCCGCTGGAGACCATCACCGAGCACCTGCGCAAGGTGTCCGACCCGCGCTGGACCCGCAAACTGCGCATCGCTGAAGATCTCTTCTGCTATGCCGTGGTGCAGCGTGACGAGATGCCCGTCGGGCTGGTGTCCGAGCTGACGATGTGGGCCGAGACGCAGGGGTGGACCGTCTCGTTGCAGGGGCGCAAGCTCTACCTCGTCCCGCGCCCGCTCACGAAGTCTGCTGCCATCGTCGAGGTCGTGCAGCGGGTCGGAGCGGGGCGGGTCCTCGCTGCCGGGGACTCGCTCCTGGACGCCGAGCTCCTCGAGCTGGCCGACGCCGGGGTGCGCCCGGCCCACGGGGAGCTGCACGACCAGGGGTGGAACGCCCCGCACGTCGGTGTCACGCGCAGCTCGGGCGTCATGGCCGGCGAGGAGATCACGCGGTGGCTGCTCGACCTGGTGCGCTGA
- a CDS encoding HpcH/HpaI aldolase/citrate lyase family protein, with the protein MRHFDHVAPQVREHLFHVQPAPFDRTSDPATLAAALGATLYCPANRPRLAEDIVRQAGAGVRSLVVCLEDAVPDAEVEAAQTHAVQQLSALAATPEADLPLLFVRVRRPGQMAQIVRALGPHAEVLSGFVVPKFTDLSGVAYLDELAELRAATGLRLFLMPVLESPEIVYRETRTDVLVGVARLLGKHRDMVLAVRIGATDLCSAYGIRRDRELTIYDVHPVASAIGDIVNVLGRSDESGFVVTGPVWEYFSAHERVFRPLLRTTPFEENDARGLRHELVDGGMDGLLREVQLDKANGLTGKTVIHPAHVGVVHAMSVVSHEEWSDARDVLGSASRGGVSRSDYGNKMNESKPHTSWALRTMRRAEVFGVAAEDVSHVDLLAASVGT; encoded by the coding sequence ATGCGGCACTTCGACCACGTCGCACCGCAGGTCCGCGAGCACCTGTTCCACGTGCAGCCCGCTCCCTTCGACCGGACGAGCGACCCGGCGACGCTCGCGGCCGCGCTCGGCGCGACGCTCTACTGCCCGGCCAACCGCCCCCGCCTGGCCGAGGACATCGTCCGGCAGGCGGGCGCCGGCGTGCGCAGCCTGGTCGTGTGCCTGGAGGACGCGGTGCCCGACGCGGAGGTCGAGGCAGCGCAGACGCACGCGGTGCAGCAGCTGAGCGCCCTCGCCGCGACGCCCGAGGCCGACCTGCCGCTGCTCTTCGTCCGGGTGCGCCGCCCGGGCCAGATGGCGCAGATCGTCCGCGCCCTCGGGCCTCACGCCGAGGTGCTCAGCGGGTTCGTGGTGCCGAAGTTCACCGACCTGTCGGGGGTCGCCTACCTGGACGAGCTCGCCGAGCTGCGCGCGGCCACGGGGCTGCGGCTCTTCCTCATGCCGGTGCTGGAGTCGCCGGAGATCGTCTACCGTGAGACGCGTACGGACGTCCTCGTCGGCGTCGCGCGCCTGCTCGGCAAGCACCGCGACATGGTCCTCGCCGTGCGCATCGGCGCCACCGACCTGTGCAGCGCCTACGGCATCCGTCGCGACAGGGAGCTCACGATCTACGACGTCCACCCGGTGGCCAGCGCGATCGGCGACATCGTCAACGTGCTCGGCCGCAGCGACGAGTCCGGGTTCGTGGTGACCGGCCCCGTCTGGGAGTACTTCTCGGCCCACGAGCGGGTCTTCCGCCCGCTGCTGCGCACCACGCCCTTCGAGGAGAACGACGCCCGCGGGCTCCGCCACGAGCTGGTCGACGGCGGGATGGACGGGCTGCTGCGCGAGGTCCAGCTGGACAAGGCCAACGGCCTGACCGGCAAGACGGTCATCCACCCGGCCCACGTCGGCGTGGTGCACGCCATGTCCGTGGTCAGCCACGAGGAGTGGAGCGACGCCCGCGACGTCCTCGGCAGCGCCTCCCGCGGCGGGGTCAGCCGTTCCGACTACGGCAACAAGATGAACGAGAGCAAGCCGCACACGTCCTGGGCGCTGCGGACCATGCGCCGGGCCGAGGTCTTCGGCGTCGCCGCCGAGGACGTCAGCCACGTCGACCTGCTCGCCGCGAGCGTGGGCACGTGA
- a CDS encoding molecular chaperone DnaJ — protein sequence MLGRRGRNAQAERALAARDALIESFYAVDRAQRDLRARVDAAATLDPQGPGGRLRAEFAPLDRAADVLGAAYLAAIDAHPLDEDDVPGAPGAAERDFEAVLERMRRCSAELDAFAARSAAPLAVVDAALAQLPPRVAAARSALAAAREAVARLAADGLAPGSAGELLAAAEQDAARLDGGAARLGVAAAVELADRVAAQADRARAAAEELPSRREAVRRRLSSLRTRADAVEHRLAGVGPALSALRRGFVASSWHDVEAALPGAAERVRQARDLLDDAARAGRAGESAEAEAAVAAAADALDQAEEAVTGVGRRRERLEAAVADPTAPLKAARFAVRDAQRLALAGGEPLPQRWVQALDALALRLDRAAESVQDRPHPDWEAYLRELEAVAAGAASVVGEIRAARAR from the coding sequence GTGCTGGGCCGTCGCGGCCGCAACGCCCAGGCCGAGCGTGCCCTGGCGGCGCGGGACGCCCTGATCGAGTCCTTCTACGCGGTGGACCGCGCCCAGCGCGACCTCCGCGCACGCGTGGACGCCGCCGCCACCCTCGACCCGCAGGGCCCGGGAGGGCGGCTGCGCGCGGAGTTCGCCCCGCTGGACCGGGCCGCCGACGTGCTCGGCGCGGCTTATCTCGCCGCCATCGACGCGCACCCGCTGGACGAGGACGACGTCCCCGGGGCGCCGGGCGCGGCCGAGCGGGACTTCGAGGCGGTCCTGGAGCGCATGCGGCGCTGCTCGGCCGAGCTCGACGCCTTCGCCGCCCGCTCGGCCGCGCCGCTCGCCGTCGTGGACGCGGCGCTCGCCCAGCTCCCGCCGCGGGTCGCCGCAGCCCGCTCGGCCCTGGCCGCGGCGCGGGAGGCGGTCGCCCGGCTGGCGGCGGACGGGCTGGCTCCCGGCAGCGCCGGCGAGCTGCTGGCCGCCGCCGAGCAGGACGCCGCCCGGCTCGACGGCGGCGCGGCGCGGCTCGGTGTCGCCGCGGCCGTCGAGCTGGCGGACCGGGTGGCGGCGCAGGCCGACCGTGCACGCGCTGCCGCCGAGGAGCTGCCGAGCCGCCGGGAGGCCGTACGCCGCCGGCTGTCGTCGCTGCGCACCCGGGCCGACGCCGTCGAGCACCGGCTGGCGGGCGTGGGGCCGGCACTGTCCGCGCTGCGGCGCGGGTTCGTCGCCTCCTCCTGGCACGACGTCGAGGCCGCGCTCCCCGGAGCGGCCGAGCGGGTGCGCCAGGCCCGCGACCTGCTCGACGACGCCGCCCGAGCCGGCCGTGCCGGCGAGAGCGCCGAGGCCGAGGCGGCCGTCGCGGCCGCGGCCGACGCCCTGGACCAGGCGGAGGAGGCGGTGACGGGGGTGGGCCGCCGGCGCGAGCGGCTGGAGGCCGCGGTGGCGGACCCGACGGCTCCGCTCAAGGCCGCCCGCTTCGCCGTCCGCGACGCCCAGCGGCTGGCGCTGGCCGGGGGTGAGCCCCTGCCCCAGCGGTGGGTGCAGGCGCTGGACGCGCTCGCCTTGCGGCTCGACAGGGCGGCCGAGTCCGTGCAGGACCGGCCGCACCCGGACTGGGAGGCGTACCTGCGCGAGCTCGAAGCGGTCGCGGCCGGCGCGGCGTCGGTCGTGGGCGAGATCCGCGCCGCCCGCGCCCGCTGA
- a CDS encoding VWA domain-containing protein translates to MTTISKGANVPLPGTRVSAVLGWQAGPGVPDVDASALLLTADGRVRSDADFVFYNQPQHASGAVRHAGKQAGPGGPATDSLSVDTGVLEPVVERVVIGASADRGSFGSVPGLHLRVLDADSGAELVRFDISDASTETAFVFGELYRRGGAWKFRAVGQGYASGLAGLASDFGISVDDEPAPPPVAPAAAPAPAISLKKQQLVNLEKKLEQRGDRKLLDLTKRAAVSLEKKGLGEHTARVAICLDISGSMHRLYSGGKIQALAERVLALGMRFDDDASIDCFVFGEGAYEAGSMSPDNYSAYVREILASHRLEAGTYYGKAMGAIRRHYFGSDAPRTSPAPGVPVYVMFITDGATFDEDVTRSHVMSSSYEPLFWQFMAIGRSSKSIDAKPSRFGLGGGGRSEFAFLEGLDDMSGRFLDNADFFAVEDPANISDDALFDLLMTEYPEWLKQARQRGLVR, encoded by the coding sequence ATGACCACCATCAGCAAGGGCGCGAACGTCCCGCTGCCCGGCACCCGCGTCTCGGCCGTCCTCGGCTGGCAGGCCGGCCCGGGCGTACCCGACGTGGACGCCTCCGCGCTGCTGCTGACCGCGGACGGGCGGGTCCGGTCCGACGCCGACTTCGTGTTCTACAACCAGCCCCAGCACGCCTCCGGTGCCGTGCGCCACGCCGGGAAGCAGGCCGGGCCGGGCGGCCCCGCGACCGACAGCCTCTCGGTCGACACCGGTGTCCTGGAGCCGGTCGTCGAGCGGGTCGTGATCGGTGCCTCGGCCGACCGCGGAAGCTTCGGCAGCGTCCCCGGCCTGCACCTGCGGGTGCTCGACGCCGACAGCGGCGCCGAGCTCGTCCGCTTCGACATCTCCGACGCCTCGACCGAGACCGCGTTCGTGTTCGGCGAGCTCTACCGCCGCGGCGGCGCCTGGAAGTTCCGGGCGGTCGGGCAGGGCTACGCCTCCGGCCTCGCCGGGCTCGCCTCCGACTTCGGCATCAGCGTCGACGACGAGCCGGCCCCCCCGCCCGTCGCCCCGGCTGCCGCCCCCGCCCCCGCCATCTCGCTGAAGAAGCAGCAGCTGGTGAACCTCGAGAAGAAGCTCGAGCAGCGGGGGGACCGCAAGCTCCTCGACCTGACCAAGCGGGCCGCGGTCTCGCTGGAGAAGAAGGGGCTCGGGGAGCACACGGCCCGGGTCGCGATCTGCCTGGACATCTCCGGGTCGATGCACCGTCTCTACTCGGGCGGCAAGATCCAGGCCCTCGCCGAGCGCGTGCTCGCGCTGGGCATGCGCTTCGACGACGACGCGAGCATCGACTGCTTCGTCTTCGGGGAGGGGGCGTACGAGGCCGGCTCCATGAGCCCGGACAACTACAGCGCCTACGTCCGCGAGATCCTCGCCTCGCACCGGCTCGAGGCCGGGACGTACTACGGCAAGGCCATGGGGGCCATCCGGAGGCACTACTTCGGCTCGGACGCCCCGCGCACGTCCCCCGCCCCGGGGGTGCCCGTCTACGTCATGTTCATCACCGACGGGGCGACGTTCGACGAGGACGTGACCCGCAGCCACGTGATGTCGAGCTCGTACGAGCCGCTCTTCTGGCAGTTCATGGCCATCGGGCGCAGCAGCAAGTCCATCGACGCGAAGCCCTCCCGCTTCGGGCTCGGCGGCGGGGGACGCAGCGAGTTCGCGTTCCTCGAGGGGCTGGACGACATGTCCGGCCGGTTCCTCGACAACGCCGACTTCTTCGCGGTCGAGGACCCGGCCAACATCTCCGACGACGCGCTCTTCGACCTGCTGATGACCGAGTACCCGGAGTGGCTCAAGCAGGCGCGCCAGCGCGGGCTGGTGCGCTGA
- a CDS encoding threonine/serine dehydratase — protein MSEQLHRAGTITPEDVSAAERRIQGYVRRTPMLEAGGGLWLKCEHLQHTGVFKPRGAFNRMLAAREAGVLDPTVGVVAASGGNAGLANAYAASVLGVPATVFVPETAPAVKVARLRGYGAQVRQVGQQYAEAYDAALLHCTERGALFCHAYDQPEIAAGAGTIGTEILADLPDVDTVVLAVGGGGLLAGVATAVAGRARVVAVEPETAPTLHSALAAGRPVDVPVSGIAADSLGARRVGDIAFGVAGRTAPVSVLVRDADVVAARRALWEDYRIAAEYGAATALAGLLGGAYAPEPGERVAVLVCGANTDPSTLADEAL, from the coding sequence GTGAGTGAGCAGCTGCACCGGGCGGGCACGATCACGCCCGAGGACGTTTCCGCGGCCGAGCGCCGCATCCAGGGGTACGTGCGCCGGACGCCGATGCTGGAGGCCGGCGGCGGGCTGTGGCTGAAGTGCGAGCACCTTCAGCACACGGGGGTGTTCAAGCCCAGAGGTGCGTTCAACCGGATGCTCGCCGCCCGCGAGGCCGGCGTCCTGGACCCGACGGTCGGTGTCGTCGCCGCCTCCGGGGGCAACGCAGGGCTTGCCAACGCGTACGCCGCGTCCGTGCTCGGGGTGCCCGCCACGGTGTTCGTCCCCGAGACGGCGCCCGCGGTGAAGGTCGCGCGGCTGCGCGGCTACGGGGCGCAGGTGCGCCAGGTCGGGCAGCAGTACGCCGAGGCGTACGACGCGGCCCTGCTGCACTGCACCGAGCGCGGGGCGCTCTTCTGCCACGCGTACGACCAGCCGGAGATCGCCGCCGGCGCCGGCACGATCGGCACCGAGATCCTGGCCGACCTGCCGGACGTCGACACGGTCGTGCTCGCCGTCGGCGGGGGCGGGCTGCTCGCAGGGGTGGCGACCGCCGTCGCCGGCCGGGCCCGGGTCGTCGCCGTCGAGCCGGAGACCGCGCCGACGCTGCACTCCGCCCTGGCCGCCGGCCGGCCGGTCGACGTGCCGGTCTCCGGCATCGCCGCCGACTCGCTGGGCGCGCGCCGGGTCGGCGACATCGCGTTCGGCGTCGCCGGTCGGACGGCGCCGGTCAGCGTGCTGGTGCGCGACGCGGACGTCGTGGCCGCCCGGCGCGCGCTGTGGGAGGACTACCGCATCGCCGCCGAGTACGGCGCGGCGACCGCGCTCGCGGGGCTGCTCGGCGGGGCGTACGCGCCCGAGCCGGGGGAGCGGGTGGCCGTCCTGGTGTGCGGGGCGAACACCGACCCGAGCACGCTGGCCGACGAGGCGCTGTAG